The Arachis hypogaea cultivar Tifrunner chromosome 14, arahy.Tifrunner.gnm2.J5K5, whole genome shotgun sequence DNA window acaattaagataaaaatttataaatatttataaatttatttatttttttaatcttatttaatttgaagtagatataaaaatttaaatttaaagaactATTTTTCTTAcataattttaattgttaatttttttaattttatatttaatatgttaaatcatattttgttctattattttttaaaaaaattttattttcatttttattattttttactattctccatacacatatttattattatttttttaattaagtaaaataaaaataagcagAGAGTACTACATGTACTCCatagaacaaagaaaaaaaagacaacATGAGTAGAAGTTATGTGTAGAATaaaaaaagtaacttataaagaacaaaaaaaattaactaataattacaTTTTTGACCAAATTTTAAGACGACAATTATATTAAACACTATTTATCAATAAGATTAAGATGGAAAAATagaaattggacaccaaactctaCTATTcactttatatattgttatagattgtTATTGTTAGTAGAATTATTCTTGTTGGTATTATCGTTATTTCTATTGTGACAATAATCTCTTCACCAGCTTGAATCTCACTCACATATATATAGCAGGATTGGTGTGGATCTGGCTTCGACATCAGAAGCAAAGAAAGGGTAATAATTTTATGTTGCTTAATCACACATCTGGATACGTGTGAAAAGCTATCAATTTTCATCGTGATTCTTTTGATTTGTGAAAATTGACCttaatttctttttctgtttCAATCAAAACACAGACACTCCCTGGTCCTTCAAAACTTCCAAAATGGAACTATCATGGTTCTAGCACTCGTCAAGCTCCTGCTGAAGATAGTGAACTCATCCTATAGTATGATCCATTAcccttctttttttaaatttaaatttatttcaactttagattttagattttctttctttgttagCTTGTCATGTGTTTGCAATCAGAATTTTGGAGGACTAGAAACTAAAAAACAAATACATACTTTACTTTTCTATTTACACTCCTATCCTTTCGTTGGTATTTCATTTTCACAAGAAACTGATGAGTGGGGTTTGTTTTTTGTGTTGAACAAGCGAGCCCACAAGCCATCTTCAAGGACCCATTCAGGAGGGGAGAGAATATTCTTGTAagtctctttttcttttcatttctaaATACTGGTTTCAATTATTGGGTCAACTTTTCATTAACCTtgtagttgaaaaataaaataaataaaaattgtatatttttttaggtTATTTGTGATGCATACACCCCATCTGGAGAGCCAATCCCTACAAACAAGAGACACAATGCTGCCAAGATCTTCAGTCACCCTTATGTAGCCTCTGAGGAACCATGGTATATATagtttgcaatttaattttcagtatttttatttttaaattttgtttaaaaaaatagacgtgaaaataaaaaatattaatttattatttttactattttttctttcacaaaatttaaaaaacaaaaactaaaaatggCCTGAAATATTACATTCCCATGCCACTTCAATAATATTTTCATTTTAAGTTCTTGAAATTCTTTTTAGATAGGAAAATTATAAGGTACATTGATCAATATACagatatttaattttaatcaCAAACATAGGGACACTTAGTTTTTTTCTAGTGCAATGAGAAGTAGCTTCACAAAGTATTAAATGGCTTAAAGTTTTACAGGAGCTAATTATCATTCTTGTAGATTTGCAGTCTTTCTCACATAgttaataatcaattttttttctatttccgTGGCGGAAAAGTTctgggcttgtatgctttacaagttcattaaacaataaaatcaaaatatgcgCTGCTTCAGgtacgttgattacacgcgctatataacatcgcgcgtatatctaactaccagatttaaaatatttctttcccttttcgttttcgttattttgagatttcgttgttcttcttctcccgcgtcttccctccttcttctccattgttcttttcttctccttttctcactAGCATCTTCTTCGTTTAGGTTACCTTtgtctctctctgcaactcgagtttcgttttctatttttgatttgttgttttccgAAATTAAAGTTTgatctcgttttgaagataatggatcattcaacctcagattgtcagctgaatgcAAGCGAAGTGGATTATGAGTCAAAATCTAACGAAgtccctgaggtttgatttacataggattagtatgaattttctttcagtaatttgtatagcattgtgtagttgaaaaattgctgaacattgactgtgaaagtAACACGTTTACCTGAATCTGTCGATTCAATGTATTAGTTGTGATTAATTACCTGGAATttgtagcagacgctcgggtgtagatcaattcttgtttgggtgtattttagctagaagtgtgggtgtatctacactttactggttttttgttattttaattgacttgttgttgttcaggtgtattataACAGACATGATtaggtgtgtttttagtttttgagatGGTGTATATCTGCAggctgtgtatttacagtttatggctttaaaagtcattctgtagttgagttgttgcggttcgggtgtatcgtattagacatgattgggtgtatttgaatcatatctatgggtgtatttacagttttgacacggtgtattttgcagcctctctcagttgttgatgacgagcttgttccaaaggtcggaatgacctttactacccttgaagatgctggaaaattttacaggaactacgccaaggctgcaggtttctctacaagagttcggtgcacaaataggaagggaaacgagattaagaaccaactgattacatgtagcagagagggaaaatggaaatctaaaatatctccgaccgagaagaccaatccgacagccggtctaaactgtcctgcaagaatttatatacacacattgaaggatgtcggtgcttggatcatttcaaaggttgtgctggatcattcacatcCCTGCTAtccaagcaaagcagagatgctcaaacagcacagggaactaagcatgtccattcgtcgtacgatagagaataacgaggaggccggtatcagaccaagcaaaacctaccaatcatttgttgcggctgccgggggtcaccgcgagttaaattttatcgaaaaggacgtgaggaattacattaccagggaagtgtggaatgtttccgaacaagaagatgcaaaggaattcgggaaatatttgttaagaatgaaagagaagaatccgaatttcttttttgagctccaactcgaagaggatcaatcgattaagctggctttttgggccgatgcaagaagcagagccgcctttgagtatttcggagacgtcatttcattcgacaccacctacaatacaaacaggtaacaaactgtccctgtttatgatgccaaattaatttatttttacgaatccgcagtagaggtgtatattggctgtttcatTGGGTGTATGCGAAGCATTTGTTAGGGTGTagctaatgattttgcattctggaccatggtaatttgtttcaggtataatttggtctgtggttcttttgtcggggtgaatcaccacggtcaatcaacacttctcggatgctctttgatgaagaacgaagaaattgaatcattcaaatggttatttcaaagctggcttcgttgcatgggaggaaacgctccgaaagggtttctcaccgatcagtgcgcatccatgaaaagggctttagaggcctgtatgccaacaacagttcaccgctggtgcatttggcacatcatgaagaagattccaagcaaattaaacgggtacaagggacatgccgatatcgaacaagaaatgagccaagttgtttggaactctcaaagcaaagactcattcgatatgaattggaacgattttctgctgaattttggtcttgtggacaacaagtggctttcaggtaatgtctttttaaaatctgcatcagaggtgtaaattgcatgttttctcgggtgtatttatagactgtgtttgggtgtattatgcagatctgtacgaagaccgtcacatatgggttcctatctatctggatcaccatttctgggcagggatgagaagcacacaaaggagcgagagcatgcattcattttttaacaagtatatcacccggaacagctcgcttattcagttcgtcaaacaatacgataattgcctcagaagcagggagcaagcagagagagaatcagatgctgcagattttcatacggtcataccgtgtgcaaccaaatcctgcattgaagctcagtttcaagatgcgtacactcacgcaaagtttagggaagtccaagcgcaattcagaggaaaggcgaattgcatcaccagactaaagaattccgctctaggctattcagtatacgaagtcggagaacaagtttccagctcaatattcaacaagttcgtggttacttacgactcggttgcagccgaggtaaaatgccattgcttattattcgagtcgagagggatactgtgccgtcacccactaagcgtgttaagctttgaacaagtaagccaagtgtcaccgagatacatactggaacgatggagcaagaaggtaaagaggcgacacacacacatcaagagcagccacgacgagccactaatggagccaagaagcaagaggttcgaccaattggtttttcgttcacaaaatatatgcgaatttgcctccgaatcggaggagctgactgcaattctgcaccatgcgtacgataacgtcatggccgagatggaagcattaaaagccaaaaggaag harbors:
- the LOC112740635 gene encoding protein FAR-RED IMPAIRED RESPONSE 1-like; protein product: MIMDHSTSDCQLNASEVDYESKSNEVPEPLSVVDDELVPKVGMTFTTLEDAGKFYRNYAKAAGFSTRVRCTNRKGNEIKNQLITCSREGKWKSKISPTEKTNPTAGLNCPARIYIHTLKDVGAWIISKVVLDHSHPCYPSKAEMLKQHRELSMSIRRTIENNEEAGIRPSKTYQSFVAAAGGHRELNFIEKDVRNYITREVWNVSEQEDAKEFGKYLLRMKEKNPNFFFELQLEEDQSIKLAFWADARSRAAFEYFGDVISFDTTYNTNRYNLVCGSFVGVNHHGQSTLLGCSLMKNEEIESFKWLFQSWLRCMGGNAPKGFLTDQCASMKRALEACMPTTVHRWCIWHIMKKIPSKLNGYKGHADIEQEMSQVVWNSQSKDSFDMNWNDFLLNFGLVDNKWLSDLYEDRHIWVPIYLDHHFWAGMRSTQRSESMHSFFNKYITRNSSLIQFVKQYDNCLRSREQAERESDAADFHTVIPCATKSCIEAQFQDAYTHAKFREVQAQFRGKANCITRLKNSALGYSVYEVGEQVSSSIFNKFVVTYDSVAAEVKCHCLLFESRGILCRHPLSVLSFEQVSQVSPRYILERWSKKVKRRHTHIKSSHDEPLMEPRSKRFDQLVFRSQNICEFASESEELTAILHHAYDNVMAEMEALKAKRKGTSSLSHEDANLESVNELQSPPRI